One window of the Micropterus dolomieu isolate WLL.071019.BEF.003 ecotype Adirondacks linkage group LG08, ASM2129224v1, whole genome shotgun sequence genome contains the following:
- the srpk1a gene encoding SRSF protein kinase 1a isoform X4 produces MLLHSHKFLALQARKKRVKAKKTVKKQPANPRSRQQPQLEASPQEPEEPEEILGSDDEEQEDPNDYCKGGYHHVKVGDLYNGKYHVIRKLGWGHFSTVWLAWDIQVKRFVAMKVVKSAEHYTETAVDEIKLLRSVRNSDPNDPNREMVVQLLDDFKISGVNGTHVCMVFEVLGHHLLKWIIKSNYQGLPLPCVKSIVRQVLQGLDYLHTKCEIIHTDIKPENILMSVDEPYVRKLAAEATEWQRAGAPPPSGSAISTAPAPKQTVKMSKNKKKKLKKKQKRQAELLEKCIMDLEEMEKTTETREEEEDEDEDPQSPKGRACAPLRQVSLLELGNEETEDLMRMGPEGLSELNCNGHVEVDQRQSQWRDEDQHNGNAEPTEECASQEEQRKESLVHPICNGVDSADLKELDAETKDRGAHRSGVMERHLLAGLEEGELEQSILQDDGPDCQYTTQESLRNGKLTAGSLLVNPLEPLNADQIKVKIADLGNACWVHKHFTEDIQTRQYRSLEVLIGSGYSTPADIWSTACMAFELATGDYLFEPHSGEDYSRDEDHLALMIELLGKIPRHYALSGKYSQEYFTKRGDLKHITKLKPWGLLEVLIDKYEWPREEAECFTDFLLPMLELIPEKRATAAECLRHPWLSL; encoded by the exons ATGCTCCTCCACAGTCACAAAT TTCTAGCACTCCAGGCGAGGAAGAAGAGGGTGAAAGCAAAGAAGACCGTCAAAAA ACAGCCAGCCAATCCCAGAAGTCGACAGCAGCCGCAGCTAGAAGCCTCACCTCAGGAACCCGAGGAACCTGAGGAGATTCTCGGCTCTGACGATGAGGAGCAAGAGGACCCCAATGACTACTGCAAAG GCGGCTACCACCACGTGAAAGTAGGAGACCTTTACAACGGAAAATACCATGTCATCCGGAAACTGGGCTGGGGACACTTCTCCACCGTGTGGCTCGCCTGGGACATCCA GGTGAAGAGGTTTGTCGCAATGAAGGTGGTGAAGAGTGCGGAGCACTACACGGAGACGGCAGTGGATGAGATCAAACTCCTCAGATCT GTAAGAAACTCAGACCCCAATGATCCCAACCGGGAAATGGTGGTCCAGCTGCTAGACGACTTCAAGATCTCTGGTGTCAATGGAACTC ATGTCTGCATGGTATTTGAGGTGTTGGGGCATCACTTGTTAAAATGGATAATAAAGTCCAATTACCAAGGGCTGCCCCTGCCGTGTGTGAAGAGCATCGTAAGACAG GTACTCCAAGGCCTGGACTACCTGCACACAAAGTGTGAGATCATCCACACAGACATCAAGCCGGAGAATATCCTGATGAGTGTTGATGAGCCTTATGTCCGGAAGCTCGCAGCTGAAGCCACAGAGTGGCAGAGGGCTGGGGCGCCTCCCCCCTCTGGTTCAGCAA TAAGCACAGCACCTGCTCCAAAACAG ACAGTAAAAATGTccaagaacaagaagaagaagttaaAAAAGAAGCAGAAGCGTCAGGCGGAGCTGCTAGAAAAGTGCATCATGGACctggaggagatggagaagactacagaaacaagagaggaggaagaggatgaagatgaggacCCGCAGTCTCCAAAGGGACGGGCTTGCGCTCCTCTCAGACAGGTGTCTCTTCTCGAGCTAGGAAATGAGGAAACGGAGG ATCTCATGAGGATGGGGCCCGAAGGGCTGTCAGAGTTGAACTGTAATGGCCATGTGGAGGTAGACCAGAGGCAGTCCCAATGGAGGGACGAAGACCAACACAATGGCAACGCAGAGCCCACAGAGGAATGTGCCAGTCAGGAGGAGCAACGCAAGGAGTCCCTTGTTCACCCCATCTGCAACGGTGTGGACTCTGCAGATCTCAAGGAGCTGGATGCAGAGACTAAAGACAGGGGTGCTCACAGAAGTGGAGTAATGGAGAGACACCTTCTCGCTGGGCTGGAGGAGGGAGAGCTCGAGCAAAGCATTTTGCAGGACGACGGTCCTGACTGTCAATATACAACCCAGGAAAGCCTGAGAAATG GCAAGCTAACAGCAGGATCCCTGTTAGTTAACCCCCTTGAGCCACTCAATGCAGACCAGATCAAGGTCAAGATTGCAGATTTGGGAAATGCCTGCTGGGTG CACAAGCACTTTACAGAAGACATCCAGACACGGCAGTACCGTTCCTTAGAAGTACTCATTGGTTCTGGATACAGCACACCGGCCGACATATGGAGCACAGCCTGCATG GCATTTGAGCTTGCCACAGGGGACTACTTGTTTGAGCCACATTCTGGGGAAGATTATTCAAGAGATGAAG ACCATCTTGCTCTCATGATTGAGTTGCTTGGTAAAATCCCTCGTCACTATGCTCTGAGTGGGAAATACTCACAGGAATACTTCACCAAGAGAG GTGATTTGAAACACATCACCAAGCTGAAGCCGTGGGGCCTGCTGGAGGTGCTGATTGACAAGTACGAGTGGCCCCGTGAAGAAGCCGAGTGCTTCACTGACTTCCTGCTTCCCATGCTGGAGCTGATCCCAGAGAAGCGAGCCACGGCCGCAGAGTGCTTGCGCCACCCCTGGCTCTCCCTCTAG